GGTCGCCGTCGCTTCGAGAAAGGACTCGCAGGTGGCGCAGTGCATCCCCGATACGTCGAGGTAGGCCCGCTCGCCGTCGACCTCGTCGACTGCCGGGCCGCCGTCGAGCGCGTCGGGGTCGGCCTCGGCGGGCGCCTCGTCGAGGGTGCGAGCGACCTCCAGACAGCCGCGACAGCAGAAGTCGCCCTCCACGTCGTCGGCGGCGTGGGGCGAATCGGGGGTCGGGAGTCCACAGAGGGTACACTCGGCCATAGTCACCCCAGCGGCTGGTAGGCGGGCAGCGGCGGGTGGGGCAGGTGGATACCCAGTAACATCAGGCCGTGGGCGAGCGGGAGGTAGCCCATGATCAGAAACGCGACGCCGAGCGCCCGGTGGAGCGGTCCCTGAACTCGCGGCGAGACGGCCCCGAACGCGACGCCGTAGGCGAACACCGCCGGGACGGTCGCCAGTCCCAGCGTCGCGAGCGCGAGCGCCCCGTAGACCGGCGACCCGGTGGCGAAGGCGTAGAGGAACGCGGGGTACAGCAGCGGGCACGGGAGGAGCCCGTGGACGGCGCCCAGCGCCGCGATGCGCGGGCCGCGGACCCAGCGGTCGACGCGGGCCATCAACGCACTGCTCACCCGCTCGAACGCCGAGGGCGTCCAGGCGTGGCCGAGTGCGCCGGCGGTCGACCCGGTGAGCGCGTACGTCGCGCCGGTCAGCAGGATGAACCCGCCGACGAGCACGCCGGCGACCGCTCGCACGTCGTCGGCTATCGCCGCGACGCCGGCGGCGTCGTACAGCACGGTCCCCAGCGCGCCCATCAGCGCGCCGATCAGCGCGTAACTCGCCGTTCGACCGAGGTTGAACAGCAGGTGCTGGCGGATCTCCGAGAACCCGGCGGGTCCGTCGTCGCCCAACCGGTCGGCGTACAGCGTCACCAGCGGGCCGCACATCCCCAGACAGTGGGCCCCACCGAGTAGCCCGACCAGCGCGAAGACGGCGAGGCCAGCGTCCGCACTGCCGACGGTCGTGGCGGCCTGGAGCGGCGTCATCACCGCCCGGTCAGTCGCGCCGGCAGGTACTGCTCGTCGGCCGACCCGAACATGATCCGCACGGCGACCACGATGAGGACCGTGTTGAGTATCGCCAGTACCGCGACCGGTTCGAGTCCGAGCGCGAACGCCAGCGCCGACGGGATCGCGAGCAGCCCCACCAGCGGGAGCCACGAGAGCGGGATCGAGTCCATACGATCCCCTGCCCACTTCGATCGATTAAATTGCGCCTTGTCGCAGGACAACCGCCGGTGGATCGCGGCGACGGGGTCGAGCGCGGCCGTCGTCGACCGACCGCCTCACTCGCCGTTCCACTCCGAACGGAGCAGCCCGTACTGGACCATGTCGCGATACGCGCCGTCGACGAACATGAACTGTCTACGCCGGCCTTCCTCGACGAACCCGAGCGACTCCAGCAGGGCCCGTGAAGCGTCGTTGTGCTCGAAGGCGCCCGCGCCCACGGCGGGCCGGTCGTAGGACCGAAAGCAGTGGTCGACGACCAGTCCGACGGCTTCCCTCCCGTAGCCCTGGCGGTGGACTTCCGGGACCAGCCAGTAGCCCAGTTCCGGGCGCCGATAGCCCACGTTGTCGGCCGTCACCTCGCCGATCCGTCGTAGGTCGTCACCGTCCGCGCCGCCCGGGCCGCTCTCGTCGTCGAGACAGACGAGGAAGCGGTCGGTGTCGTCGTCTTCGTCGAGGTCGAAGTCCGCGCGAGTGCGGAGTGGGTTTCCGAGGGGATAGCGGATCTCGGGGTTCGCGCCGGCCCGCTGGAGAAACGGCACGTCCTCTGTCTCGACGGTCC
This DNA window, taken from Halosimplex litoreum, encodes the following:
- a CDS encoding GNAT family N-acetyltransferase; the protein is MPGARIAVGDRVTLRTVETEDVPFLQRAGANPEIRYPLGNPLRTRADFDLDEDDDTDRFLVCLDDESGPGGADGDDLRRIGEVTADNVGYRRPELGYWLVPEVHRQGYGREAVGLVVDHCFRSYDRPAVGAGAFEHNDASRALLESLGFVEEGRRRQFMFVDGAYRDMVQYGLLRSEWNGE
- a CDS encoding sulfite exporter TauE/SafE family protein, giving the protein MTPLQAATTVGSADAGLAVFALVGLLGGAHCLGMCGPLVTLYADRLGDDGPAGFSEIRQHLLFNLGRTASYALIGALMGALGTVLYDAAGVAAIADDVRAVAGVLVGGFILLTGATYALTGSTAGALGHAWTPSAFERVSSALMARVDRWVRGPRIAALGAVHGLLPCPLLYPAFLYAFATGSPVYGALALATLGLATVPAVFAYGVAFGAVSPRVQGPLHRALGVAFLIMGYLPLAHGLMLLGIHLPHPPLPAYQPLG